The nucleotide sequence ccttatgcacatgtatatggaccaatcaattttcttatgcttacgcattatgcgttgcgCAGAAGTGTGTGGTCCCCGCTTAACGCTTCAACCTAAAGACACATCGTTCAGACAGTACCTGGATTTTTATCAGTACGAAAATGTGTGACTCGCAGTTATATCTAtcaatacatatgtataaaagtagggaataatttaaataacggaGCATTAAAATTTGGATATCTCGCTCTTTGTTAAGGTCGTTGAAACTGGCAGCGACGACAGTTTCTCAGACGAGGATTCACCCAAGAAGAGGAATATTTTAACCAGACGACCGTCTTACAGAAAGATTCTCAACGATTTAGGTGGAGGGGAAATTACAGGTAAGACCATGACGTTCCACCTTAAGACAAACTTATTTCGAAACGTGTTCGTAGACATTCTATCGCACGATAGAAATTCACCGTCGCGatatagagaatatataatccTGCGTTTGTTTCCCGCGCGTTGCGAATCAATTGTATCGTCCGCGTAATTTGCCTTGCGATTCGCCGCGAATGCAAAgttataagataaatattgaaagtaAATAATTCGCGCATGTTGGTCAATCACGTAAAACGTTAACGTGCATGTCAGTTCATACAAATCGATAACACGACTGtatgaaagaaatatacaatttaaatattaatttatatatttgtatcttgGAATCGTATAAAGAATTTCAATCGCGAGATTATCTGGTGCCCCtgaaattaacataaatatcctttttcccctttttaaattatattgttatgtaattttgtctctcaaatatgtatattattagcAGGTACggtataatgaatattttttgtgctAAAGGCTTCTGGCACTTTTCTTAGTTTAAACtgcaaataagtaatataagaTCCTTTAAGGCGTAATTAGTTTTAGCGCGTGGTCAAGTAAGATGCCTGTATTACGATaccttttttatatactttacgCCGAGTATATAAGAGAAGTATGCCATACCAAGCTCGTACAATATTATACAACAATGCGAAcggtaaattaactttaaaagcAGACATGggagattattattaagattaagAAATTGGAGATTTTGGAAGGAGGTTTGTGCAGATAGTTTCTCTGACCCTGATTACCTTAACACCTAACGTtaatatgaaaagaaatttacggttggaaaaagtaaaatcccTTATATAAAACTGTAGTGAAAGTTTGACGAAAACTTAAAGCTATCGCCCACCTTGATTCGAAAAAGACgatttttcaaagatttatCGGCGAATACACTCATGTCCACCGCAATACACTACGGAGCATTAAATGTCACTGTAATTATCGGGTTGACAtttacgttaatttaattaattctcacGTACACATGGTATATTAAAAGGTAAGTGCAAGTACGACGATAATATTAGACACAAATGTCGAcgtttgatttaaaaaaagaacgtaatatataacgacaaatatatatttaaaatgccGGGCAAGTAACCACTAACATCtcgaattaatttcttaaataaattaattgtaatcttACTGCATGAAATCGTAAACAGTATCGGCCCAATCCTTTCCCATTATTGATACACCTCGTATATCCTTGTTACGACTTAATTtgaggaaataaaataattatataagatgCATCGTTTTCACAAAGTAATTCACATTGTTTTACGTGTGAGCCACTTacgcaaaattaattactggTTTCTATGTTATTCCTATGCgggatttaattatcttttcgTTTAATATTTGAGAGCTAATTATTATCCTTGACGAACGTTCTTTCGTATTTCCTATTTCCTTCTTGTATGAGTTGACTGCACGCAACGCAACGATAAATATATGTCGTATAATCAGCAGCCAGAAAGGAAATAGCTTAATAAATCACGATCACACGATGAAATTCCATTTTGTTCTTTTCGCATTTGTCGCTATGTTATTGTTTTTACTTTCTGGATGCAGATACTTGCAAgtaatttagaatatatttattcaatgcGATTAATAAGGATTTTAGTACGATTTGGTgcacttgaaaaaaaaaaggaagagaaaaagagaaagtgaTACATAATACATTGTACATAGAATGACGCACACACGTTTAACGGCACCGGTTACGATCTAATTGTAATGGGGGTTTGGGTTGATTCGGTGTTGCAGACGGTCGTTTGCCCCCCTTAGAATCATCCTCCGAGTGTGATTCTAACGTGGACAGTGAAGTGTCTTCCCATTCGCTCCATTACCAAACAGGTTGGTTACTTTATCTTCCTTTTACGTATCTTTCCTGGCTGTATTACGTTCCACAGGCTGTCCATATACGCAGCTCTTGTATTCTTCTGCATACCGAGGGAGATGATGTTAGAGGAGTacttgaatgaaaaaaaagaaagacaagaaaaaaaaaatctgaaaccatttacattttacaattgtCTTCCATCCCTGTGTGTACTGCCTAACGTGGTATATCATTTCTCACGATACTCGCTTGGTGTGGCATTCTTGCTTATGGGATGATATCGATATGTAGACTCGTCATTCGGATCATTCGacggaacaaaaaaaaaagaggcgCCGAAAACTCGAGGAATTCTCTTTTATACGAGATATTGCAGAAATCACGATATCACTGTGTATCACgcatataaaatcttttttaacgCAGATAATCATTTCCAGTTATCGATGCACGGCACGTATCGTATAATTGGaggatattatttttcctgtttttttttttttttttggaagaATATATGTGTGCGTTTATATTTCcgatataatttgttttacagTAATTCCTGCCGGTACTATTCAAATTGCGACCCAAGGGGAGGGTGTTCCGGGGCTTCACACGTTAACTATGAGCAATGCGGCGACAGCGGGTGGAGCTATAGTGCAGTATGCACAGGGCCAGGACACTCAATTTTTTGTCCCAGGTGTGCTTTTGCATCATTTCCTATCAGAAAGTCTTGAGAAAGCTttgtttctattatattacaacATTGTATTGTGCCAATAATACATTGTTGTAgtgtatatattgttttacatGTGGTGcgattcattatttttcaaagagtaattctatattattgcATGGAGAGTGGGACatactaatatattaatatattactgtttattacaataatacgagataatatataaattaacagaaataatactatttgatacgtattttctaaattatatatcctcTTCATAAATACATTCTTagtgaacaaaataaaataagctgcctagtaaaaaaaaaataatgtagaatTTTGACACACGTAACGCAAAAATTTGGAAAGTGCAGTCTCTTGCAATGTTCCAGCTTATGCAGGCCACGGGGTTGTAGTTGAGGATGCGGCACGAAAGAGAGAGCTGAGGTTGCTTAAGAACAGGTGAGCGATAAGAATAGACTTGTCACATACAAAGTTATATCTGTATTTCATACAATACACAGATACACAGGATTTTCCCTATACTACACAGACAtgagaaaagatgaaaatcCCTTAGCGACGAAGAATATTCTTATTCCTATTTTTAATGTGTACAGAGAGGCGGCGCGTGAATgtagaagaaagaagaaggaataTATAAAGTGCTTAGAAAATCGTGTTGCGGTGCTGGAGAACAGAAATCAGACGCTAATCGACGAACTGAAGtcgttaaaagaattatatcaGCAGAAAACCGACTGAGATTGGTGTTTAAAGCCTGCGCGACAGTGTATCAAAACTATTATCCAGTCGATGAACCTGTACATGTCTTGTTTGTGTACATTATCCTAAATGTTGCTAGGGGTAAGCGATGGTGATGTACATGCATTCTTATAGATATTTCTCTGTAACATACTGTATTTAAGTACGAAATACGAAGGCTTGTGAAACTTGCTGTTACTAAAGCGGGAAGCCAAAGTTATATGAGACACGGAGGCAGCAAACACGTAGGCAATATATCAGTCTCTATTTTGGATAAACACAGCGCGCGGTTCACTCGAAGTTGAATTCGCGTACTCGAAATTTCGATCTTACGGACTATGGAACAGTTAGATTATCTACGGTAATAACTGACAAATGATATTCGTGTTTGTTTAGCATCATTGTCTACCGACCGTTTATATTAGATGAAAGCGTGTCCTGCTCCGTTATGACACGTTACAGTTTATTTCTCTATAGTGTatagaaaagatatatatatatggaagcGTTTGTGCGCTAGAAATAGCGTTTCGGCTATCTGCGTGAAAATtcttatgtaaatatttccaCAAGACGTGCCGTGGCTTACAATTGCGTAACAGACAATGTTCGAGATATTTGTGATAGATTTACAAACATTTGTTGATAAATAGattgaagaaaattgaaatatctctTTCGTATCCTCAtcgtttaagaaaataatttggctataaaaagattaaattatttttcaaaaaaagccTAGTTTTTTCTGTGGCAACATTTTGCAATGTTATAttgctatatatatttggcGCAATCAGATttgatatttctataataatttgaGATCGACTATATAGTATAACATGATGATGTAATCATTTCACAACATAAGGAAATGGACAAAAATGATCTACTTGCTGAACGTTACAATACCATTTCCttttgacataaataatacGAACAGTTTTCTGTGCGTGTAAAAATCGTGCCATGGCGAGACGCGCTTCCATCTACCGTAAATAGGTCTTAATATACGATCTATCGCAAAATAAAACCATAGGTCGATGAACATCTGTTTTCTGTTGCTGAACTGGCTGCGCTAGTTCAGAGTCcatctttttccttccaatgTGGAGTAAAAGAGATAAACTCGAAACTAGTGCAGTCAGTTtaacaatagaaaacagaccccATATATGTCTagtttcacaaaaaaattgaaaattatgcatGAAAAGGAATGCTTCTAATGAAGTCGCTTTAAAATGGAATGCTTTATAAAAGAATCTTGGCATCGACGTaggaaaaattgtaaaagtaGTTATACGAGACATTTGAGTgatataaggaaaaaaaaagaagatatctCTCGTTCTCATAATGCCTGCATCGCCTTTTTCGTTTGCTGTATAAACGTGCGTGAAGAGCGGTATTACGTCGCTTTTTAAAACGAGTAAAGTGTAATCCTGTTTTATCGTCTCGTCAGAATGCCCCGTTCATTAAACGCTGAACAACACaacttgtaaaatatgaatgtaatatacatCTGGAGTGCCTTGAAGATTTACGATACttgtgatatacatatacatatgttggatacaaaagaagaaacgcgcaacatatgcatatgtatgtatatacgtatgaaGGAAATTATGTTGTAGGTAAATATgggtagatatatatattatatatgatatttttaaagtatattattaatatagttttatgTACTTGACACACGCAACTCTATCACgagaattgtattattttttggaaactcGTGTTCCCACGTAATCTCATTATCGTCGAGTCGAAAACCAATTAATGACACATTACTGACAATGCGCAATGTATTGTGAACGATACGCGTGGTTTGACCATGAAGAGGTAGCGTTAAAGATCCAAATaaagaacataatttttttaacaaatgtcGTTGCAGTTGATGACGTGTTGTGAGTTTTAGTTGTTACTTTATGGGCGCAATCTCTTAAATTCATCGTATGGCGTGtcatcgcaaaaaaaaaaaaaaaagagatatgcCCACCGACACGTTTCTTAATACATACAATGATacgaaaattgtttataacaaagtAGTACGTACCCAGAAATTCGACGCCGGACGCATCGTTTAGAATTTCGTATTTTATCGGTCCATCTTGATTCTTCGTAGTTTTGTAATGCTAACGTGCATAATGAACATTGTCAATTTATGAAAcaatgcttaaaaaaaaaagaagaaaagaaaacagaatgAAAGAATCActatagataataaatgtgCCGTATCCTTTACATGTGCATTTCATTGCCGCCACTgcattatcaaattttttatatttattttcactttGCTTACTAGATTTATAAAGCCTTTATGTTTTTGAAGAGTAGTACAAACAAGTGCATATTTTCATTAACTTATATCTCCTAATGAACGTTACTCAGCAAAGAAATAGAAAGCTTTACTCTATTGTAGAGAAACCTGGTGCAATATTAAgtgtatttcttaattaagcTTTCATTACTTTATTTGCACCTCTACAATTCGACGGGCATGACTGAAACTAGTCAACTTACTTCTGTTGACTTTTAATTCCGCAATATGTTTCTTGATGAGCATCGACCTAataatctctttctttctcttgtatgataaaagtatactttatttcttattatatgtTAAGGTTGTTTaggagaaaaatatacagatgcatctttaatatttattatacaaacacATAATATATTGATTGTAACACGCAGcaacagttattattatatatgtacaagagTGTATCAAAGGATAACGagatagatttaatttttaataaaatatttatttaatctttcaaCTAATCTGAAAGTATTTTCCCTGCATCGCAATGCACTTGTCCAATTccttttgttatatttaaaatacaaaactgACGTTATTAACTGTAAGGCGTGcggaaacatttttaatttaatttctaattgcatatgattaattacaaaaaaaaaaaaaacatgcaaaTCAGTCTCATTAGTTTTTGATGTACTCTTTTGTACAGTTTACGTATACACACATACTTACACCGTCCATCGCTAGACTTTTGCCATTATTTTCATCCACGCagatacatttcttttctccctgcaaaaatgcaatatatatattagtggAGTTTTTAACAgcacaattttttatgaaagaagTTTTATCTACGTCAGTTGGTAGtgcatgtaaaaataatcaaaataggGTAAAATTTTATCCTGTTATTTCATACGCATAACATATCATCATGTTAATTAAACTTAGGTATATTAAGATATGTGCAATTTATAACGGATTCTCACCAATTTGTTTAACAGAATGCGGAATTCACCTTGGCATCGTAatcctgaaaaataaatattagcgtaattaatttacatgttCGAGCTCTGTCTCGatgaatgtatataaattaacattaaatgcCTCAGTTGGTAGTGCATGTACAAATATAATCACGACTTCATACTCGGTAAAACTCATCATGTTATTTAGATTCGAGCATAAAAGATTCCTGATGCGGTACGAGAGATATACACGCAAAATTTGCGAATAGAATTCcgatacaaattaaaaatctaaaaggGACtcgagtaaaaaatatatattgaaatatacgTTACGTACACACGTACGTTAAAACACGTGGCATGTAAATAGAATTTCCGATAGGAATTAAGTAGATCTTCTAAAACAGGCTCAAGTATAATCGCAAGATCGACGGcggttaatattaatcacggatattaataataagtgtATCTCCAACTTAACGATAAGAATTGAATCCTATCGCGAGCGTGTACATTACGATAAGACGGACGATTGCAGTGGATGTACGTGGATTACTAATCGCGGCGTGTACGAGCTTTCGAGAAATCAGGATTCTTTGCGCTCAAATCGTGCTTCAATCAAACGATAGCTACAGGCGTCGCGTGTGAAAATCACCTGTCGTTATAATATCCTCTCAAGCGTGTCGATATCGTTAGGATTCTTTTATCTCTTGCAATTCCTCGTTGTTCCTCGTCGTGTAAACCTCGAATCCCGCACGTGCCCGCACCACGTTTCATCGTTGCCTGGCTTGCTGCTCGTCGCAGGTCGCTGCCGGCTTCAACTTCCCTCGGCTCGGGATAAAATCGAAATGGCAGATGGCAGGAAGCAGGAAACATGATGATCTTCTACCTTCTACCAGAGAGAAGCCAACTGAGGAGCCATGTTCCTTCTCGCCTCGCATCTCGGACCAgtttctgattggtcaaagaaaatggccgcgttcagcagatacaactgttgagttcgtcttatcaacacaatacgttgattggttggttctaaaagtaagagccaatcatgTCCGAATGCTACTGAGCGGTTTaatctgctgaacgcgcccattgGCGCCGTGGTAGCATGTGGAGGGGATAGGATAGGAGGGGATAGCTCCCGTGCCGCAACAGAACATgtattctttatcttttatcttccaatgtggagtaaaagaataaacagagataaactctgaactagtgcagccatTAGGTGCACCTTCGGCGCGGAGGAGCGGGAGTAGTGCACTCTGAGTGCAGGCCAGTGCAGACAACCGTGGCACGGCTTTGGTTATTCACGAATGGCTCGTATGACAAAACACGgaattatcttaaaatgacTCATCGGGTCTGCGAGGCGTCGGCCAGACGTTAAATCGGTTAAATATGATCACGGAGTAATCGCGAATTACACTCTTCCGTCGACTCGCTCACGAGAATCTCTCTAAAGTCTCCGTGAATTGATTCCTCCGCGAACCGCGGTGGTCGACGAGTGATCATGGCGCGTTCGGGATCGCGACGGTAAATACTGAAGAAGAAACCGATTAACGCGCAGGTCTTTCGCGATTAGAGAGGCCTGAATCCCGTTCAGGATTCGTGCTCCGGTCCTCCCGGAGAATAAATCACCTGGCGAATTCGCGTATCCTCGAAAACCGATACCTCGCGTGCCAATGGCACGTGGCAGTGGGACGGACAGAGGTTTCTTTCTGACAGGTAGTAGTAACGTGCTCACACATTAACTATCCCCCGCGAGAACGATCTTTTCCAATCGGCTCGCTTTTCCTCTCGACGCGTGTCGAGATCGCTCGCTTGAAACGTGGGTCTTTCGATGCCTCGTATACCCTTCATTCGCTCGGTTGAGGAATTCCAGCTTGTCGCGTCACGCGAATGACTTCATCTATTGTTTACTGATGTTTGACTGATGTCCATCGCTTCCCAGATACGACGGTTACTCCGATTTGTGTGGGGAAGAAGGCGCTAAGGGGGTACCTTTCGATCGTACCTTCTGCATTCGACGTAGATTTGAACTTGGTCGAACCTCCTATCTTTAGATAGGAGAAGAATGAAGAGAGCAGGCGCAGAAGGTGCGATTGAAAATGTAGGATGTAATGCTAAACGGACAATGCGGACAAATACTTTGAATGATTAAGATTATGTAAACAGATGGCTTCTGGATGAATCACATGTGGAATGTTGCCAAAGCAGTATCTTTCAGAGAGACAACTTATCAGCAGCTTCTcgattcttctttttattcttttcgtAGCTTTGGGATCTTGCGGTTTGGATTTAAGCCAATCAGGAATTTGACTGCATAgaaaatatgtagaattaaatattaagctTGATACTGGTGCATTATCAAACTATGTTTAATTCCCTACACATATGAATGATAAGAATAAAAGTGCCATTCCAAGTTTATGTTAGACTTTCAATGTAAGACTGTAATTAAATACTGTACTTGACGGTATAAAgcattcttctttttatacatCTTTCGGAACCCATGGATGTCCTAAGAGATCACGTTAGACATTTGTCTTTGGTTGAATATGTTGAACCAAGTTTTACTTTGATCCTTTAACGCACTCTGCCCTGTCTCGAggaagtttttctttttcttcaagcacgataatttgaaaaatgtttatgcCAAACTTTTCTTTGCACcatgtttctttcttttcttttagttaCACGAGTTCTTTCTTCTTGATTACAGCCAAgtgcaaataaaaaagcaaagaCAATGCCTCAAACGACCACTATCGAAACCCTTTCCATCACCTGGCCACTTAAGGtaagtttaaagttttaatcaaAGCGCATTCTCTTTTTACTGCAAACAGAATTTGTCCATAAATCGTGCATATACCAGTCTCCACTTGTTACAAGATTTTGTAGCAAAATTTTGTGTCGAatgtaagattattatttttctgtaagtTACCAATATTGAATCTTACAGAATTGTAATACttgagaataaataataaaattgattttaaagtGTAATTGAGAAGGAATACATTTCTGCAAAGGATGACATAAGAAgctaatataaaatgatacaGTGCAACTATGACTGCATAATGACAGATTCATATGCACAGCGAAAGAACTTTGAGGCTTCAATTTGCACTTGAGTGTTTCAATGGAAAGATGAGCCAGAATTATGGAGAAATAAAGTTTAACACTGCGCGGACCGTGTGCCTTTTAAGCCACGgtcgatttttcatttatgattCCCACgggaatagaaaaaaaacccGACCTATGTAAGTatagaaatcaatttttgaaacCTTAAAGATGATATTTAAAGAtgacatgaatttttaatttgtaacacAGAAacctttttaaaaacttttcggACTTGAGTCCTAGGGTGTCCGGGTGAACGCTCCAAAAACACGGGGTCCGCGCAGTGTTAATGTAACGACACAAtggattgtaaaaaatttggaGTTTATGCAAAgaagtgaaataaatataacttatattCGAAAAGGACACGAATAGTCCTATGCAAGGACAGAATTATGGGCGATTAGAAGAACGTGAAAGAGACAGGCAAATGGaacgggagaaagagaggagagagagagaggaagagagaaaggaaataaaaatatcgaagagaaagaagggcGAAGGAAGAGCGGGAGAGCGGGCAGAGATtggcgctcgcgcgcgctgcGCCGCGACCTTTAATGGGCGCTGATGGGCGCAGCCTCCCTGGAACCTGGAATCCGATTGCCTCCCTCTCCCGATCCCAGTCGCGGAGAGTCAGTCGCTCCCGCTTGAGACGCGCTTCCCTCCCTTTCCCTCCTTCCGTGCAAGTATATCACGGTCATTAAAAATCGTTCGCGTCGCGAAGGAGGGGAGGGGGCTACGACCTGGAACACTGCCATCGATCTGCGATCCGTCCGCCCCGCTAAAAAGAAGCGaaaagaagggaaaaaaaggagtAGAGATAGACCAAAAAAAAGGAGCAACTCTAGCGCGGCGCGTTACAGGGGGTTGCCCTCGTCCGACAATACGCGTTGCGGGGCCCGCCAGCGCGACGAGAGCCATTGACCCGCGCGCCCGTTAATCAACCCTTTCCTCCCCGCCCCCCACCACCCACACGAACCCACGATCGTCGCGCGGAACCCTTCGGCCCACGCTAGCCCACGACGCGCGTATCTCGGTGCCCTTtcgagagaaggagagaaacgGAGGGTGGGTTTTCGCGACTCCGTGGAGATTGCCGACGTTTAAAGAGCGCCGTGGTGGCGGACGATGTCTCGTGCGCGTTGCCCTGGAAGAAGCGtatcgtcgtcgccgtcgtcgtcgtcgtcgcgtttACGTCTTTGAAGGAACGCCGCGGAGGAGGAACTGCCCCCCTCGTTTTGACCGGTCGCCGCTCGCCGCCGACTTGCGCGTGTGTTCGTTTCCACGGAATCGTGATCGCGGACTCGTGAAGTGAAATGATTATGTACACGGTCGCCGAGGATCACATGGGCGACAACGAGATCGCGCAGGTATATCGTGTCTCTCCCCGAGGCGAAGCGTCTCCTCCTCTCTCGATATCCCGATTCCGCGACGGCGGAATTTGAGCGGTGGTACGACGGACCCCGCGGGCGTCGCTTTGTTATATTCACACCCTCGTCTTCTTGCAGGTGATCGCGTTTATATGCGGGATCATAGTGGTGCTGCTGATGATAATGGGCCTGGCGTCGACCGACTGGCTGATGGCCCTGGGATGGAGACAGGGCTTGTTCGCCCACTGCATCGAGGAAGGTGCCCCGACGCCGCTGCCCTTCAACATGCCCGATCCCCCGGGATGCTACCCAGCTAGGGACAGCGGTAAGCCATTCGTTTTTCCTCCTCGCTAAGCGCTCTCGCCCTGATGTCCATTTGGATTGTAATTCCACGTTTTATCTTGCAGCCTACATAAAGGCAGCTGCGGCCTTGTGCGTGGTGTGTCTTCTGACGGACATCGCCGCGACGATCCTCACCGGTCTGGGTTTGCGCACGCAGGATCACAGGGACAAGcacaaatattatagatttgcAGTGTTCTGCATGGCCATTGCACGTGAGTATTATACGAGCGCCTCGTTTCTGCCTCGTCTCTTTTCGTCTCATCTTCTGTTAACTGTACATCTTACATCTGTATGTGTGTTTCAGTGGTGTCCCTCCTAATAGCGCTGATCATATATCCCATATGTTTTGCGTCAGAACTGAATCTCGGTAAGCCCTCGATACGTCTCTCGTATGGATTTGATTAAATCAAATGAAAAGGAAAGACGAAAGACTATATTGTTCTGCGCACATATTTACAgtcgaatttatataagatacgttatttctttttcaggaAATCGTACTAACTGGGAATTCGGTTGGGCGTACGGCGTCGGTTGGGGCGCGGTAATCTTCC is from Temnothorax longispinosus isolate EJ_2023e chromosome 10, Tlon_JGU_v1, whole genome shotgun sequence and encodes:
- the Crebb gene encoding cyclic AMP-responsive element-binding protein 1 isoform X10, encoding MESMVEENGSAVDPLSQGSQSGDAAPAIATSVQSVIQPNQQSVIQTATNIQPVTLSKGNVILVSKPNSVIQTAQGSLQTLQVVETGSDDSFSDEDSPKKRNILTRRPSYRKILNDLGGGEITVIPAGTIQIATQGEGVPGLHTLTMSNAATAGGAIVQYAQGQDTQFFVPAYAGHGVVVEDAARKRELRLLKNREAARECRRKKKEYIKCLENRVAVLENRNQTLIDELKSLKELYQQKTD